One genomic window of Ottowia oryzae includes the following:
- the sctR gene encoding type III secretion system export apparatus subunit SctR, with amino-acid sequence MDLNQFTPSSALITVIVVALAPFVGVMVTSFTKIIVVLSLLRNALGLQQVPPNVVLNGMALVLTIYVMLPVGMDMAERARGVNNPTGSTAGLMAVSDAAKEPLRDFLVKHSSPRERAFFLKTAQKNLSPERAAQLTERDFVVVIPAFTVSELSAAFQIGFLIFLPFLVIDLIIANILMAMGMMMLSPTTISLPFKLLLFVLVDGWVKLSHGLVLSY; translated from the coding sequence ATGGATCTGAATCAGTTCACCCCTTCTTCCGCGCTGATCACGGTGATCGTGGTGGCGCTGGCGCCCTTTGTCGGCGTGATGGTGACGTCGTTCACCAAGATCATCGTGGTGCTCAGCCTGCTGCGCAACGCGCTGGGCCTGCAGCAGGTGCCGCCCAACGTGGTGCTCAACGGCATGGCGCTGGTGCTCACCATCTACGTGATGCTGCCCGTGGGCATGGACATGGCCGAGCGCGCCCGGGGCGTGAACAACCCCACCGGCAGCACCGCCGGGCTGATGGCCGTATCCGACGCCGCCAAAGAGCCGCTGCGCGACTTTTTGGTCAAGCATTCCAGCCCGCGCGAGCGCGCGTTCTTCCTGAAAACCGCGCAGAAAAACCTGTCGCCCGAGCGCGCCGCGCAGCTGACCGAGCGCGACTTCGTGGTGGTGATTCCTGCCTTCACCGTCAGCGAGCTGTCGGCGGCGTTCCAGATCGGCTTTCTGATCTTCCTGCCGTTTCTCGTCATCGACCTGATCATCGCCAACATCCTGATGGCCATGGGCATGATGATGCTGTCGCCCACCACCATATCGCTGCCCTTCAAGCTGCTGCTGTTCGTGCTGGTGGACGGCTGGGTCAAGCTGTCGCACGGCCTGGTGCTTTCGTATTGA
- the sctS gene encoding type III secretion system export apparatus subunit SctS, whose protein sequence is MLDSQAIQLVYQALWLVLLLSAPPVLVAALVGLVIALIQAATQIQEQTLQYALKFFAIVLTIFVTASLVGGSLYQFADRVMTEFPALVRK, encoded by the coding sequence ATGCTCGATTCCCAAGCCATTCAACTCGTTTACCAGGCCCTGTGGCTGGTGCTGCTGCTGTCGGCGCCGCCCGTGCTGGTGGCCGCCCTGGTGGGGCTGGTCATCGCCCTGATCCAGGCCGCCACGCAGATTCAGGAACAAACCCTGCAGTACGCGCTGAAGTTCTTCGCCATCGTGCTGACGATCTTCGTCACCGCGTCGCTGGTGGGCGGCTCGCTCTACCAGTTTGCCGACCGCGTGATGACCGAATTTCCGGCGCTGGTGCGCAAATGA
- the sctT gene encoding type III secretion system export apparatus subunit SctT: protein MGESLASIGNLGDLALLAALASTRFAMAFLLLPILAQDTVPQMVRAAIFLAFGVVTLAVQPQIDVHNWGVTDWLGLFAREAFLGLALGLLLAAVLWAFDAAGEVVDGASGMGMAQVVDPLSGRQTSLSGAFLGRLAVYVFMFSGGLMLWVGVLMESFAQWPLGQPGFSLKAQGVTLFESAFAQFAGLTFMIAAPALVVLYAIDLSLGLMNRYAPQLNLISISMSLKGVAAVGVWLVMLSTLVRTLIEWLGELMPSILRQVASVLG, encoded by the coding sequence ATGGGTGAATCGCTCGCCAGCATCGGCAACCTGGGCGATCTGGCGCTGCTGGCCGCGCTGGCCAGCACGCGCTTTGCCATGGCCTTCCTGCTGCTGCCCATCCTGGCGCAAGACACCGTGCCGCAGATGGTGCGCGCGGCCATCTTCCTGGCCTTTGGCGTGGTCACCCTGGCGGTGCAGCCGCAGATCGACGTGCACAACTGGGGCGTGACCGACTGGCTGGGCCTGTTCGCGCGCGAGGCGTTTCTGGGTCTGGCCCTGGGCCTGCTGCTGGCGGCGGTGCTGTGGGCGTTTGACGCGGCCGGCGAGGTGGTGGACGGCGCCAGCGGCATGGGCATGGCGCAGGTGGTCGACCCGCTCTCTGGCCGCCAAACCTCGCTGTCGGGCGCGTTTCTGGGGCGGCTGGCGGTGTACGTCTTCATGTTTTCGGGCGGGCTGATGCTGTGGGTGGGCGTGCTGATGGAAAGCTTTGCGCAATGGCCGCTGGGGCAGCCCGGCTTCAGCCTGAAGGCGCAGGGCGTCACGCTGTTTGAAAGCGCGTTTGCGCAGTTCGCGGGGCTGACTTTCATGATCGCTGCGCCGGCGCTGGTGGTGCTGTACGCGATTGACCTGTCGCTGGGGCTGATGAACCGCTATGCGCCGCAGCTGAACCTGATCTCGATCTCGATGTCGCTCAAAGGCGTGGCCGCCGTGGGCGTGTGGCTGGTGATGCTCAGCACCCTGGTGCGCACGCTGATCGAGTGGCTGGGCGAGCTGATGCCCAGCATCCTGCGGCAAGTGGCCTCGGTACTGGGATGA